In one window of Gadus chalcogrammus isolate NIFS_2021 chromosome 12, NIFS_Gcha_1.0, whole genome shotgun sequence DNA:
- the eef1db gene encoding eukaryotic translation elongation factor 1 delta b (guanine nucleotide exchange protein) isoform X1 → MSSVDFFAQDKIWFEKPRYDEAERRFYEKQPGPSEETQDAGANSILQDIARARENIQKSLAGMKTTLCIRGSGQPALNHPSQLTTGTGAGDQGELVSRMKTLEQENQSLHKVVEDLRSALSKLESRVAVLEKSPVAAASAPAAPCTNGTATKQQKSSAPVDEDDDDEDDDFDLFGSDEDDTEAEKIKQQRVTEYAARKAKKPALIAKSSILLDVKPWDDDTDMGKLEECVRSIQADGLLWGVSKLVPVGYGIRKLQIACVVEDDKVGTDLLEEEITKFEDYIQSVDIAAFNKI, encoded by the exons ATGAGCTCAGTGGACTTTTTCGCCCAGGACAAAATCTGGTTTGAGAAACCTCGCTATGATGAGGCAGAGAGGCGCTTCTACGAGAAGCAACCTGGGCCTTCAGAAGAAACCCAG GATGCAGGAGCTAACAGCATTCTTCAGGACATCGCAAGAGCGAGGGAAAACATCCAGAAGTCTCTAGCAGGA ATGAAGACCACCCTCTGTATCAGGGGGTCTGGTCAGCCTGCCCTGAACCATCCATCCCAGCTC ACTACTGGCACGGGGGCCGGGGATCAAGGGGAACTCGTATCTCGCATGAAGACTTTGGAACAGGAGAACCAGAGCCTGCACAAAG TTGTGGAGGACCTGAGGTCAGCCCTGTCCAAGCTGGAGAGTCGAGTGGCAGTTCTGGAGAAGTCTCCGGTTGCAGCTGCGTCGGCGCCCGCTGCCCCCTGCACAAAC GGAACTGCAACCAAGCAACAGAAAAGCAGCGCGCCAGTAGACGAGGACGACGATGACGAGGACGATGACTTTGATCTGTTTGGCAGCGACGAGGACGACACAGAAGCTGAGAAAATCAAACAGCAGCGGGTGACAGAGTATGCAGCAAGGAAGGCCAAGAAGCCCGCCCTCATCGCAAAGTCATCCATTTTGTTGGACGTCAAGCCT TGGGACGACGACACGGACATGGGGAAGCTGGAAGAGTGCGTGCGCTCGATACAGGCAGACGGCCTGCTGTGGGGTGTGTCCAAGCTGGTCCCGGTGGGCTACGGCATCCGGAAGCTGCAGATCGCCTGCGTGGTGGAGGACGACAAGGTGGGGACGGatttgctggaggaggagatcaCCAAGTTTGAGGACTAC ATCCAGAGTGTTGATATTGCTGCTTTCAACAAGATCTAA
- the eef1db gene encoding eukaryotic translation elongation factor 1 delta b (guanine nucleotide exchange protein) isoform X2 — MSSVDFFAQDKIWFEKPRYDEAERRFYEKQPGPSEETQDAGANSILQDIARARENIQKSLAGTTGTGAGDQGELVSRMKTLEQENQSLHKVVEDLRSALSKLESRVAVLEKSPVAAASAPAAPCTNGTATKQQKSSAPVDEDDDDEDDDFDLFGSDEDDTEAEKIKQQRVTEYAARKAKKPALIAKSSILLDVKPWDDDTDMGKLEECVRSIQADGLLWGVSKLVPVGYGIRKLQIACVVEDDKVGTDLLEEEITKFEDYIQSVDIAAFNKI; from the exons ATGAGCTCAGTGGACTTTTTCGCCCAGGACAAAATCTGGTTTGAGAAACCTCGCTATGATGAGGCAGAGAGGCGCTTCTACGAGAAGCAACCTGGGCCTTCAGAAGAAACCCAG GATGCAGGAGCTAACAGCATTCTTCAGGACATCGCAAGAGCGAGGGAAAACATCCAGAAGTCTCTAGCAGGA ACTACTGGCACGGGGGCCGGGGATCAAGGGGAACTCGTATCTCGCATGAAGACTTTGGAACAGGAGAACCAGAGCCTGCACAAAG TTGTGGAGGACCTGAGGTCAGCCCTGTCCAAGCTGGAGAGTCGAGTGGCAGTTCTGGAGAAGTCTCCGGTTGCAGCTGCGTCGGCGCCCGCTGCCCCCTGCACAAAC GGAACTGCAACCAAGCAACAGAAAAGCAGCGCGCCAGTAGACGAGGACGACGATGACGAGGACGATGACTTTGATCTGTTTGGCAGCGACGAGGACGACACAGAAGCTGAGAAAATCAAACAGCAGCGGGTGACAGAGTATGCAGCAAGGAAGGCCAAGAAGCCCGCCCTCATCGCAAAGTCATCCATTTTGTTGGACGTCAAGCCT TGGGACGACGACACGGACATGGGGAAGCTGGAAGAGTGCGTGCGCTCGATACAGGCAGACGGCCTGCTGTGGGGTGTGTCCAAGCTGGTCCCGGTGGGCTACGGCATCCGGAAGCTGCAGATCGCCTGCGTGGTGGAGGACGACAAGGTGGGGACGGatttgctggaggaggagatcaCCAAGTTTGAGGACTAC ATCCAGAGTGTTGATATTGCTGCTTTCAACAAGATCTAA
- the LOC130393231 gene encoding tetratricopeptide repeat protein 39C-like isoform X2, which produces MAGQEEQPPRQQKQSEEKAEKDIDDAELALAGINMLLNNGFKESDDLFKRYRTQSPLMSFGASFVSFLNAMMTFEEEKMQMACDDLRTTERLCESDSAGVIETLRNKIKKSMDAQRSGVAVVDRLQRQIIVADCQVYLAVLSFVKQELSAYIKGGWILRKAWKMYNKCHSDIGQLQEACQRRSSLSDNANHNSAVTCVTAEALDRLKGSVSFGYGLFHLCISMVPPHLLKIINLLGFPGDRLQGLSSLMYASESKDMKAPLATLALLWYHTVVLPFFALDGSDTTAGLLEAKAILQRKSLVYPNSSLFMFFKGRVQRLECHINSALVSFHDALELASDQREIQHVCLYEIGWCSMIEMNFEDAHRSFERLKNESRWSQCYYAYLTGVCQGASGDLEGASGVFQDVQKLFKRKNNQIEQFALKRAERLRKTPPSRDLCFLGVIEVLYLWKALQNCSSSKLQIMNQVLQGLDDVPCRGLKHLLLGSIHKCHGNTKDAIQEFQLAARDEYGHQINSYVQPYAVYELGCVLLTKPETVGKGRSLLLQAKEDFSGYDFENRLHVRIHSALASLKELVPQ; this is translated from the exons ATGGCGGGCCAGGAAGAGCAGCCACCCCGGCAGCAGAAGCAGTCGGAGGAGAAGGCGGAGAAGGACATAGACGATGCGGAGCTCGCCCTGGCCGGCATCAATATGCTGCTCAACAACGGATTCAAAGAGAGCGACGATCTGTTCAAAAGATACAG GACACAGAGTCCACTGATGAGCTTCGGGGCCAGCTTTGTCAGCTTCTTG AACGCCATGATGACctttgaggaggagaagatgcaGATGGCCTGTGATGACCTGCGCACCACAGAGAGGCTGTGTGAGAGCGACAGTGCAGGTGTCATCGAGACCCTTCGCAACAAGATCAagaagagt atGGACGCTCAGAGGTCCGGGGTGGCGGTCGTTGACCGCCTGCAGAGACAAATAATCGTGGCAGACTGTCAGGTCTACCTCGCTGTCCTCTCATTCGTCAAGCAAGAGCTGTCAG CGTACATCAAGGGGGGCTGGATCCTCCGGAAGGCCTGGAAGATGTACAACAAGTGCCACAGTGACATCGGCCAGCTGCAGGAGGCCTGCCAGAGGAGGTCCTCTCTGTCGGACAACGCCAACCACAACTCGGCGGTGACCTGCGTCACGGCCGAGGCCCTGGACCGCCTCAAAGGCTCGGTGAGCTTCGGCTACGGCCTCTTCCACCTGTGCATCTCGATGGTGCCGCCGCACCTTCTCAAGATCATCAACCTGCTGGGTTTCCCCGGCGACCGCCTCCAGGGCCTCTCCTCCCTCATGTACGCCAGCGAGAGCAAGGACATGAAGGCCCCGCTGGCCAC GCTGGCCCTCTTGTGGTACCACACGGTAGTGCTACCTTTTTTTGCTCTGGACGGCTCAGACACCACCGCAGGTCTGCTAGAGGCCAAAGCCATTCTGCAGAGGAAGTCTTTGGTCTACCCCAACTCCTCCCTCTTCATGTTCTTTAAAGGACGAGTCCAGAGGCTAGAG TGCCATATCAACAGTGCTTTGGTATCTTTCCATGATGCTTTAGAGCTTGCATCAGACCAAAGAGAGATCCAacatgtgtgtctctatgagATTG GTTGGTGCAGTATGATAGAGATGAACTTCGAAGATGCGCACAGGTCATTCGAGAGGCTGAAAAATGAGTCCCGCTGGTCTCAGTGTTACTATGCCTACTTGACTGGAG TGTGCCAGGGTGCTTCAGGTGACCTAGAGGGAGCCAGCGGGGTTTTCCAAGACGTGCAGAAACTGTTCAAAAGGAAGAATAATCAGATTGAGCAGTTTGCCCTGAAACGG GCTGAGAGACTGAGGAAGACCCCGCCAAGCAGAGATCTCTGCTTCCTGGGTGTCATCGAAGTTCTCTACCTGTGGAAAGCACTTCAAAACTGTTCCTCCTCCAAACTACAGATAATGAACCAAG TGTTACAGGGTCTGGACGACGTACCTTGCAGAGGTTTGAAACACCTCCTTCTCGGCTCCATTCACAAATGCCATGGCAACACTAAAGATGCTATTCAG GAATTTCAGCTTGCCGCCAGGGATGAATACGGCCACCAAATCAACTCGTACGTACAGCCATACGCCGTCTACGAACTGGGCTGCGTTCTTCTCACCAAACCAGAG ACGGTCGGGAAGGGGAGATCCTTGCTTCTACAAGCAAAG gaGGACTTCAGCGGCTACGACTTTGAGAACCGGCTCCATGTACGCATCCACTCAGCGCTGGCGTCCCTCAAGGAGCTTGTGCCTCAGTGA
- the LOC130393231 gene encoding tetratricopeptide repeat protein 39C-like isoform X1 — MAGQEEQPPRQQKQSEEKAEKDIDDAELALAGINMLLNNGFKESDDLFKRYRTQSPLMSFGASFVSFLNAMMTFEEEKMQMACDDLRTTERLCESDSAGVIETLRNKIKKSMDAQRSGVAVVDRLQRQIIVADCQVYLAVLSFVKQELSAYIKGGWILRKAWKMYNKCHSDIGQLQEACQRRSSLSDNANHNSAVTCVTAEALDRLKGSVSFGYGLFHLCISMVPPHLLKIINLLGFPGDRLQGLSSLMYASESKDMKAPLATLALLWYHTVVLPFFALDGSDTTAGLLEAKAILQRKSLVYPNSSLFMFFKGRVQRLECHINSALVSFHDALELASDQREIQHVCLYEIGWCSMIEMNFEDAHRSFERLKNESRWSQCYYAYLTGVCQGASGDLEGASGVFQDVQKLFKRKNNQIEQFALKRAERLRKTPPSRDLCFLGVIEVLYLWKALQNCSSSKLQIMNQVLQGLDDVPCRGLKHLLLGSIHKCHGNTKDAIQEFQLAARDEYGHQINSYVQPYAVYELGCVLLTKPETVGKGRSLLLQAKEDFSGYDFENRLHKNVRESSDEVQRTRGVGLSFSTGTRQSQFTSYLLSSWISGSAGAKLSQTPGL; from the exons ATGGCGGGCCAGGAAGAGCAGCCACCCCGGCAGCAGAAGCAGTCGGAGGAGAAGGCGGAGAAGGACATAGACGATGCGGAGCTCGCCCTGGCCGGCATCAATATGCTGCTCAACAACGGATTCAAAGAGAGCGACGATCTGTTCAAAAGATACAG GACACAGAGTCCACTGATGAGCTTCGGGGCCAGCTTTGTCAGCTTCTTG AACGCCATGATGACctttgaggaggagaagatgcaGATGGCCTGTGATGACCTGCGCACCACAGAGAGGCTGTGTGAGAGCGACAGTGCAGGTGTCATCGAGACCCTTCGCAACAAGATCAagaagagt atGGACGCTCAGAGGTCCGGGGTGGCGGTCGTTGACCGCCTGCAGAGACAAATAATCGTGGCAGACTGTCAGGTCTACCTCGCTGTCCTCTCATTCGTCAAGCAAGAGCTGTCAG CGTACATCAAGGGGGGCTGGATCCTCCGGAAGGCCTGGAAGATGTACAACAAGTGCCACAGTGACATCGGCCAGCTGCAGGAGGCCTGCCAGAGGAGGTCCTCTCTGTCGGACAACGCCAACCACAACTCGGCGGTGACCTGCGTCACGGCCGAGGCCCTGGACCGCCTCAAAGGCTCGGTGAGCTTCGGCTACGGCCTCTTCCACCTGTGCATCTCGATGGTGCCGCCGCACCTTCTCAAGATCATCAACCTGCTGGGTTTCCCCGGCGACCGCCTCCAGGGCCTCTCCTCCCTCATGTACGCCAGCGAGAGCAAGGACATGAAGGCCCCGCTGGCCAC GCTGGCCCTCTTGTGGTACCACACGGTAGTGCTACCTTTTTTTGCTCTGGACGGCTCAGACACCACCGCAGGTCTGCTAGAGGCCAAAGCCATTCTGCAGAGGAAGTCTTTGGTCTACCCCAACTCCTCCCTCTTCATGTTCTTTAAAGGACGAGTCCAGAGGCTAGAG TGCCATATCAACAGTGCTTTGGTATCTTTCCATGATGCTTTAGAGCTTGCATCAGACCAAAGAGAGATCCAacatgtgtgtctctatgagATTG GTTGGTGCAGTATGATAGAGATGAACTTCGAAGATGCGCACAGGTCATTCGAGAGGCTGAAAAATGAGTCCCGCTGGTCTCAGTGTTACTATGCCTACTTGACTGGAG TGTGCCAGGGTGCTTCAGGTGACCTAGAGGGAGCCAGCGGGGTTTTCCAAGACGTGCAGAAACTGTTCAAAAGGAAGAATAATCAGATTGAGCAGTTTGCCCTGAAACGG GCTGAGAGACTGAGGAAGACCCCGCCAAGCAGAGATCTCTGCTTCCTGGGTGTCATCGAAGTTCTCTACCTGTGGAAAGCACTTCAAAACTGTTCCTCCTCCAAACTACAGATAATGAACCAAG TGTTACAGGGTCTGGACGACGTACCTTGCAGAGGTTTGAAACACCTCCTTCTCGGCTCCATTCACAAATGCCATGGCAACACTAAAGATGCTATTCAG GAATTTCAGCTTGCCGCCAGGGATGAATACGGCCACCAAATCAACTCGTACGTACAGCCATACGCCGTCTACGAACTGGGCTGCGTTCTTCTCACCAAACCAGAG ACGGTCGGGAAGGGGAGATCCTTGCTTCTACAAGCAAAG gaGGACTTCAGCGGCTACGACTTTGAGAACCGGCTCCAT AAAAACGTGAGGGAGTCATCTGATGAAGTCCAACGCACTCGTGGTGTTGGGTTGTCCTTTTCAACAGGCACAAGACAAAGCCAGTTTACCTCCTATTTGTTGTCATCTTGGATTTCTGGTTCTGCAGGCGCTAAGCTCTCACAGACTCCTGGGCTTTGA
- the pycr3 gene encoding pyrroline-5-carboxylate reductase 3, with amino-acid sequence MDMPLRVGFIGAGNMAYGIAKGILSGDVLPVNVKVSAPSPRNFGRFEELGISVTHFNSDVVSGSDLVFVAVKPHLVPEILREISQLVTQKHIIVSVAAGVTLATLELLLPKDSVILRLMPNLPCLLLEGALLFSRGSSAKPEDAALLSSLLQHCGLVEEGPEAWIDVHTGLSGSGVAFVYLFAEALAEGAVKMGMPSSLAHSIAAQTIVGAGKLLRDTGKHPAQLRSDVCTPGGTTIYGLHALEQGGLRAATMSAVESATERARELGQKSAGAGNSN; translated from the exons ATGGATATGCCATTAAGGGTAGGATTTATTGGAGCAGGAAACATGGCATATGGAATAGCAAAGGGGATCTTATCCG GAGATGTTCTTCCTGTAAATGTTAAAGTGAGTGCCCCATCACCTAGGAACTTTGGACGATTTGAG GAGTTGGGGATCTCAGTCACACACTTCAACTCTGACGTGGTCTCTGGCTCAGATCTGGTCTTCGTAGCTGTCAAGCCCCACCTGGTTCCAGAAATTCTCCGTGAGATCTCACAACTTGTAACTCAGAAACACATTATTGTTTCTGTTGCAGCGGGCGTAACATTGGCAACATTAGAGCTT CTCTTGCCAAAAGATTCAGTGATCCTCAGGCTGATGCCTAACCTACCATGTTTGCTCCTGGAAGGGGCTCTCCTGTTTTCAAGAGGCTCCTCTGCAAAGCCAGAGGATGCAGCTCTACTTAGCTCTTTGCTGCAGCATTGTGGCCTAGTGGAGGAAGGACCTGAGGCCTGGATTGATGTACACACTGGACTCAGTGGTAGTGGTGTGGCCTTT GTATATCTGTTTGCTGAAGCACTGGCAGAAGGGGCTGTTAAAATGGGAATGCCAAGTTCCCTCGCCCACAGCATCGCAGCTCAGACTATTGTG GGTGCCGGCAAATTGTTACGTGACACAGGAAAGCATCCTGCTCAGCTGCGCTCTGACGTTTGCACGCCGGGAGGGACAACGATATATGGACTTCATGCGCTGGAGCAAGGGGGTCTGAGGGCAGCAACCATGAGTGCAGTGGAATCTGCgacagagagagccagggagCTTGGCCAAAAGTCGGCAGGAGCTGGGAATAGCAACTGA